The segment TACTTGACTCGATAACGGGCATCCCAACACACCTGAGAGAGAATTCATACGAAGCACTTGACCGAGTATATTATCAAAGTAGCAATAAACGGACAGGCAGGTAGCAGCCATAGTCTTAGGGCACTTATTCTGGAATTTTCCGAGTCAAACGAGCCATTTCAACAGTCTCACTATTATTGCATCAATGACAACTTCAGGCTGCCCAACAACTTACCCAGGCCTTGTTAATAATTCCTACTCGGCGCTTTACAAAGGCCAAATTCATAACCACAGACACATAAATAGAAACGTCAACGTGGCTCAAACCGCATATATTCCCAATAACCCGACACCAACCGTATAATccaaaaggaaaaaaaaaaccacaaCTGAATCCAGGTCATCCGTTAACTTGCCACCCACACGCCGGCTCTGCCATCACCAATAGTCGGACCAAGCATGTCGAATCGTCGATACCCTCCCCCCATCAAACAACATGCCATCACAGTCCCCTCAGCTCATCCGGCACCTTTCCCTCCCGAACCCAAATATTCATCCCGACCTTCTCCCCCCGCACCACCGGCAAACCAGCGTGCAAAACCCGCTCATCCCCCCTCCCAGAAACCATATTCTCCCAAAACACCGCATTGCCCTCCACCGGTCTAAACGTCACCCCCTTCTCGTACTCCTCGTCGCAATCTACAAATCTGCACCACTCGCCGCTCTTGGCATCCAGGAATGGGAAGTTCGTCCCCCCACCAACAACACCCTCCGCTTTGATGTATCCaaagatggaggaggctcTGTTGCCGCCCAGCGAAGCAACGGCATGCTGGGCGTCCGTGAACCAGTCCGTGTGGAAGTGATATCGCTCCGTGGGCGCGTATTTCACAAGCTGGATGGGTTCCACGTTGGAGACTGGTACGTCAAGGCCTTGGAGGTCAAGCGCGCGGCGTTCGATGCAACGGACCGTGGGGGAGCGGCGGACCGATGTCGACTGGGAGGTGCGGACGGCGTGGATTGTCTGCGAGGAGTCGCTGGTTACGTATGAGTGTTTGAAGGTGTCGTTGCTGTTGGCGTCAGCATGTCGCGTGATGATGGGGATTTGGAGCATTGGTTCAGTTGATATTGGGTATACGAGATGGTGTTGTAGGGGGAGCAAACCCGTACGCCAACTCTAGAAGATGTCTTCGTTCTTCGGGTGTAATGAAGCCCTCGAGGTACATCACCAGTGGGGATTTGCTGGCGACATAAACTTTATACGGCGGATGCACACATTCGAATTCGTTGGAGAGAGGAGTTTGGGTTTCGCCATGTGTGAGCAGCGCGAGCATGAATAGTATGGCGCCGTAGGCAAGACTTTTGCAGGACATGTTGACTTTTCTCAAATTGAACCTGCTTGAGCATCAAAATCTTTCGCAACCCAGCTGAAGATGGCTGCCAGCAACATTTATTTACTATAGCCTCAAGCCAGGGGCACTTGAAACTCATGGCACATCTCGAGCCGCGGCTTAGGCTTCATCGACGCCTCCGCTACATGGGTGCGTCACAGAATTCGGGTGCCCCTCATCCTACATGAGCTTCAATTGCAATAAAGTCCGGAAGGTTTCCCGTGGTATTGCGGAGGCAATTCCATCCTACCAGACAAAAGACGATATATGAAGCCACCATGAGGTCCCAATTTTCGGCAATGACGTTGCTGGCATGCCAGGCACTGGCTTGGAGCCACAGTAGTGCCAAGGAGCTAAAAAGTTTGTTGACGAAGAGGGACAATACTTTGGTTGCCTGTAAGCattaaaagaagaaggaaaatcaataaaaagaaagaaaaaaaggccctGCTAACATGATGGTAGTTGTCGTGGTGAGTGAAAGGACCTACGCCATCGCATAATAACTCTAGTTGACGATCGAATCACGTCAAATAGCCTGACCAGTAGGTTGAGAATCAACCCAAGACTTCATCTGATGGTAATTGAGATCGTCCAGCGAGACCAGCAAGGCTCTATTGCCAGAATGGACTACTCTCCAAGATAAAATTGCAACCAAGTCGATCGATTGTATTGCCTCACAGGATTTGTGTGCCGAGTTCGATGTCGTCTCGTTCCCTGCTATTCGTCTGTATCGTGGAGCCCAACCAATGATCCGATATCGTGGACCACGCACAGCCTCGTCGTGAGTCTTCTCCGAGCTGTAACCTGTGATTGGGCTCTCGCTCTCATTGCCAATGTCTAAGCTGCTTTTAGTCTCATGTCCTTCTTCGCACGACAACAGCAACCTGCATATACCAAATTGAGCAAGAATCAAATAGAAAGGTTTACTACCACAGACGACTTCGTTGTCATAGCGCACTTgcacgaagacgacgaggaatTGCTCAGTCGATTCTCCACAACTGCCGAAGCGTATAGAGATCGCTACTCATTCGGGTATTCGACCGACGTTGCGCAACAAGACGCGAGCAGATTAACATGCTACAATAACATTGACAATCTGGAGCACTCAGAGGCAGAACTAGACCAAAGCGGAGTCATTGAACGATTCCTCGAGACTTGCAAGGAACTATTGATTCCGCAATTGACGCGGAGGACAGAGCTCAAGTACAGGCGGGTGAGCTGTTAAACCCCAACTGTCTGTATTGGGACAGAGAGTGAGCATGGGTGCTAACTTGGAAAATCATAGCCGGGGAAGTCGTTGGTGTACTATTTTACTGGCGAAGAGTCCGACCGAGACTTGTACgtgaagaggatgaagccgcTTGCCAGGACATACCACGAATATTTAAGGTTTGTGACAGTTGACAGTACCGAATATGCCGACATGTCGCGCGGCATGGGCCTGGAATTGGAGAGAGGTCTCGTGGTGGAAAACACACACGGCGGTCAGCTTTTCCCATACCGTGGCTCAGGTGGTGATATTGGGATCGGAGAGGTTGAAAACTTTATTACGGCAATTTCGCAGGGAGCAGTTCAGCCCTGGACAGGGCACCGTGATGACTCCGCAAAAGACACAGGTGGCTGGAGCAAACACAATGTGCGCGATGAACTCTGAGACGGCTCCAGATGGCGTTATTGAAACTCGTGGGTGGGTGACACGCTATGATTGGGTCGTCGAGACCAAGCATTTTCTTAATCAAAGGCTTCCGGTGCCTGGCAGGGCTGGCGGGAGACTGACCAGACTAGACTTGCTGATGGGACTAGCCTGGACTAGTAGCCCGACAGACTACAATGTACTATGCATAATAGTAAGAAGTACTATCAGTAATAAAAGGCCAGGGGAGCCACATTTAATGACGATCTAGACGATCCAACCCACGGGGGCAGAGGCTCCTTGCAAGAACCGTTGGACCCTTTGAAAGCTGGTTTCAATCTCTGCCCTGAGGCCCACAGGACCATTGCTCTGGATCCGTGGGTTGAGCCACCCTGATCGGCGGTACTTGTTACTGccgtgtactccgtagttgcaTTTCTTGGtcgaagatgatggccatcTTCTCTGGTGTAAAAGGCGTCGGCAGGGCGCTTTCAGCTCGCGGCGGAGGGATACTCGGCACCAAGGCTGAGCGAAGCCGTCACTGGTCCGCGCCACGTCTCGTGTTGCACTTGACTGCTCGGggtgctttcaatgttgggtggTGGCTGTTCTCGGGGGTCGTCCACGTTACTGGCGCGCAACTGGGTCATGGTGGTTTTCTGTAACAGAGACTGACAGAGTAAGCAGGTGACAAGGCGACAATGACAAGGTTGATGCGGACGGATACTACACAAGTTGCCCACCTAGGTGGGTAGGTGAGGTGACACGAGTTGAGAGGACTGAAGGGATAACGTGGCAGACATTGTCAGGAAAAATGCCTGTGGCCCCGACACCTGAGCTAACATTAGAATAGTCCGGTGGCGCAGTAATCAACTGATAGCCTCGGACGTTCCAGCCGAGCGTGGTGAGCGCTAGTAGTGCCACAAATTCAAGTTGACGCAAGGTGCGGAGGTTGCAGGGTGAGGCGATGCAGACGCAAAGCAGACAGCCAGTCAGGAGACCGGGGCACAGGTTTTGCGTTTGGACATGTCGAGCCAAGCACGGGAAAAGGAAGGTGGGCGGAAAATAGGAGAAGTGTTTCTCGTTTCTCGAGGCTTCGAACCTTCCAAGTTGGAAAATTGGTTCTACGATTTCCATGTTAGAAGACTTGCCCTGCAATTAATCGGtagcctactccgtacatcccGAATatctaagtacctagtacGTACTTATGTACGGAGtgagtacttaagtaagtacatAAATGCGCAGCATCTGCCGACTGAGCCGCGAGAATCCACTCAATTCTGTCTGGCGCACTCGCAGCGAGATGATAGGTACTTGACCGACACCAGACGGGGAAAACCTGGGAATATTGACCCCGACATTGAAGGCGACTGGCACAGGGTTGTGAGCGTTTGTGGGCGCCTGTGGACTCGTGGTGGGCCCATGCCGACTATACTTGCTCGACATGTTTGAAGCCGACGTTTTGACCTTTAATGTTGACATGATCCTGTCTGCCAGCCCCAGGGGGGAGGCCAATGCTTCTAGTCAGCGGCATACAGTGATAAaacttggccagcttgccagTGTACCGAGTTGTCTGGTTGCACAGAGTTCCAGCCATGTTGACTGCTGCTGGATGGCGCTCGACGCaatcaccgccgccgccacctcgTCAATGGCCACTGGTGCCTCTTTCGAATATAGCACGCTTGAGAGTGCGAGACCATGGAAAGACGAGGTTCGGCGGAGACCCTTGCCGAGACATGGCCCCTACGTCGTCAAAGACCCGGTGAGCCTGAACACCCTCTGCTTGCTGGATTCGTCACTAGTGCGCGATGAGaggccaaaaaaagagaacAGAGTTCGCCTTGTTCCCATCAAGCGGGTCTGCGGGACAGCTGGGGTCTTTATGTCCTGTGTCTCGTGTATCCTAGCACGTTGTCTTGTGCCATCAATACATACTGCTCAAGTGCACAGCTGATCCTGCCAGAAGCAAGTACCCTCCTCGCTCGACTGCCACCGCCTAGCCGTCGGCTAGCCGCGAATCTCGTCTTTGAAATGGCGTCGACCGGCATTTGGGGCCTTTAATGCGCAGCTAGTCCATTTCCCAAGTACATCCATTCATACGGTACCTATCCACGTAGAGTTGTCGTAGTACGTACGAAGCTAAGTTGTTGCGTCCATGTCCGCGCCGCCCCAGTCTGTGTTGGGGTGTGTTTCGCTGTTTGCCTTTTTCTTTATGCCTCGAGCACCTCCGATTTTTTTCATCCAACCCTGACTCGGATTTTCTTCTACCTCTTCTTctacctcttcttcttcttcatcgtcgttTTCCTCGTTTCCTGGCCTGGGCTTAAAGAGTATCAACTCTGCCCCTTCGTCTGTGCTTGCTCGCGtggaagaagctggagaATACAAGGCCTGATTTAAGCTACCTGTGCTTCACATTCGTTCATTGGACCATTCCGAAGAGGCCGTTCAGCCCACGTGTCTGCCAGCTCCTCGAAGTACTGCGATTAGTCCGAAAACAGGATCGAATCCGTTCAGACTTTGACTGTGTATCTTCGGGATCTTTTTGcatctttttcttcttgtttcattatcatcatcatcatcattattATTCATCCGGCAccccttttctcttcttcttcttcttcttcttctttttttcggaACCTCGGTTGCTTTAATCTCGGACAGCCCGCGACTATCTTTTCTTCCCTTGGCTCTGTCGTATCATGTTGGGTCTTTGGGACAAGCAAACTTGGCCTTCACCAATCGTCGGCAGAATGGCATCCACTAGACTTTGCTCGAGAAGggctattttttttatgaTGGTGCTCTGTCTGTTtatgttggtggtgatgctcaGCTCGAAACAACTAGGTCCGTTATGTGACGGCCCCTATTGCGACATCTACGGCTTGCGAGAAAAGCTGCCCAAGCTTGGAAACGATGCCGCATCCGACAGCAAACTTACAGGTGACAAAGCTCACGATGGGGCTCAGCACGTCGAACAGGACTTCAAATCCCCCGGGCTTGATGACGAATGTGCGCTGTTCCCCAACACTTCCAGTGTCTTGCTCATCATGAAGACTGGCGCCTCTGAATCCTATTCTAAAATACCTACCCAACTTATGACCAACCTTAAGTGTCTACCCgactttcttttcttcagCGACATGGCTCAAAAGATTGCGGGCTACACCATCCATGACAGTCTTGACACCGTGCTGGACGAAGTCAAGGAAAAGAACAAGGATTTCGACCTCTACTACCGACAGAAGAAATGTCCCGTCGACCAAGAACAGTGCAACAAGGACTATGATGTGGCTCAGCAAGGATGGAGCCTGGACAAGTATAAGAATATTCATATGGCGGAAAAGGCGTACAAAATGCGACCCGACTACGACTGGTATCTGTTTGTTGACGCCGACACCTATGTTGTTTTCCCCACGTTGATGGAGTGGTTAAAGCAAATGGATCCCAACAAGCCGCATTACATTGGCAGCGTCGCCTACCTTGCTAATTTTCCATTTGGTCACGGTGGTAGCGGTTATCTCGTGTCCAGGGGGACCATGCACTCTATGTTTCACGGCAAAACCGGTGTGGCGAATAAATACGACGAGCCGGTTCAACACACCTGCTGCGGTGACTTTATGTGGTCAAAGGCTTTGAAGGACGAGACTGGTATTCCGGTCGTCAATGCCGTAAGCATCCCGAGACTGACAGTATCGTACAACAATCGCTAACGTGTCTCAGTGGCCTGTTATCAATGGGGAGAAACCACACACCATTCCATATGCCGAAGACGAGTGGTGCCAGCCCATTGTCACCATGCACCACGTTGTTGCCGAGGACATCTCTGACCTGTACGCTTTCGAAAAAGAGCGCAAGTTCAAGAAGATGCTGCGAATCAAGGACCTGTATCACAAGTTTATGAGCCCGGAGCTGGTGGAGGCACGACCAGACTGGGACAATCTGAGCGAGGATGTGAACTACCTCAACAGCACCCGGGCCGAGTACGACGAGTGGGacttggccaaagccaagactGAAAATCTATCAGACGCAGAAGCTGATGCCTACAAGAGTTTTGACGACTGCAAGAAGGCCTGTCTGAGCATGGCCAACTGCTTCCAATTCCGCTACCAGAATAGCATTTGCGGAATTTCCCACAAAATCAAGCACGGCAAACCTGCTAAAAAGGGCAACGACGACTCTAAGCGATACATGAGTGGGTGGAACGTGGAGAATATCAAGAAGTGGGTTGAGGAGCAAGGTGATTGCGACAAACACAATTTCGAATGGCCAGTCAGCGACAAGTAAATCATGGACCACGCGACTTTGTGAACCGCAGATTGATATAAGCCCAGTCAGTCCATTGACGCCACAAACGACATTGGGACCCGACCGCAGATGACTTGGATTGCTGCGCGCTGATTGGGCGAGCTGAGCCAAAACCTACCACTATGGCATGGGCAGGTCGACTCCGATTTTTGTTaattccttttctttttcgttTTCTTTCCGGCGGCTCATCAGTGAAAGCTGTTTTGGAAAggtaaaaagtaaaaaaaggtATCCGCTATTACCTTGTGTCGTTCTTGACTTTATTCATGATTAGAGGCGGATTAAAGGATAAAAACATGTTGGTTGACGTTTTTGGAATACTACATCGGTCCGGCGAAGTAGGCAGGCAGCCTCAAGCTGCACGCCATGAGGCGCATCTTGGAATAtcggcggcaacggctcGGGCCAGCAAATGACGACATTGGATGGGCGAATTCGGCTTGCATTTTGGATTACGGTACGCTTGGGGGGTTTTCAGGAACATGCAACGATATACCCGCCTCCCGAATGGTTGGGAGGCATTCGAATTCAAAATCCTATGCCTACCTGGGATATGCCAGCGGCGCTggctttttttattcttattttccttttttgtGGTTTAAGCAAAGCGAACATAATTTATCTCTGGGGTGAACAGGAGTTCTAATAGGAGGCAATAGATGGCACTGGCGAAAGCTCCGACGTGTTAAGACTGATGGTACGGTGACAAGGCGACAAGATGAAGGTGTGTCAGTTGATTGCCACATGACATGGTCATGTTGCCATGACGCAGTTGAAAGTTGAAAGTCGGACAGATCGGTACCCGATCGTGCAGCTATGCAAGAGGGTCTAATTATGGTCCATGGTGGATAATAAGGGACCAAAAGTACGGGTACGCAATAAGGGGGAATAGGTTGGCCCACACGTCATCAGTCCCCCCAATTTGGTTGGTTCGTTGCACGACGTGAACTAGTGGTTGCGGCACGACCTGCCGGCACGTacggtacatatgtacatacgcaTGTGTGGCGATGGGGGAACGTTTAAAGTTGTCTTGGATGCGACGCGAGGGCCTTGTGCCGCTTTGTCGGGTGTGGGTAGGCGGCTGAATAATACCATCAATGatagaattaaaaaaaaaaaaaaagcttgaATACTACCGTCCTGTCTTGACCCCGTAGCGGGCCAGCTGTGCATAGCGCCCAAAGGTTGGATGGCAGAGACGTGATGTGTAGGAGGTGGTATTGCAGGAGGCTGAGCAGGGCGCGGCTGCCTGTCATGTCGGGTCGACGGTAGCACTTGGCCTGTGTGGTCCCGGTTGGAGTGGCAGCGTGCAGTGCCTGGCTAGTGGGCTTTTGAGATTGCGGCCCGTCAGGCTATGCGCCGCCCCCGTCAACTACCCCGCCGAGACCCCACCGTCCAGTCctgcagcatcaattgatctggTTGGCACCGGGGACTTGAGATGTTGGCGGTTTGCGGTTCCTGAAG is part of the Metarhizium brunneum chromosome 4, complete sequence genome and harbors:
- the PDI_0 gene encoding Protein disulfide-isomerase, with the translated sequence MSFFARQQQPAYTKLSKNQIERFTTTDDFVVIAHLHEDDEELLSRFSTTAEAYRDRYSFGYSTDVAQQDASRLTCYNNIDNLEHSEAELDQSGVIERFLETCKELLIPQLTRRTELKYRRPGKSLVYYFTGEESDRDLYVKRMKPLARTYHEYLRFVTVDSTEYADMSRGMGLELERGLVVENTHGGQLFPYRGSGGDIGIGEVENFITAISQGAVQPWTGHRDDSAKDTGGWSKHNVRDEL